The following proteins are co-located in the Vidua macroura isolate BioBank_ID:100142 chromosome 1, ASM2450914v1, whole genome shotgun sequence genome:
- the NAPRT gene encoding nicotinate phosphoribosyltransferase, with protein MAPLADLYQVSMAYGHWRAGRHLAPAAAELFFRRPPFRGSFALGAGLAEGLRGLRAFRFSAADVAYLRSVLPSTIDDAFFDYLATLDASEVTVTAIPEGSVVFARVPLLQVKGPLLVVQLLETTLLCLVNYASLVATNAARFRLLAGPDMKLIEMGLRCAQGPDGALSASKYSYIGGFDCTSNILAGKLYGIPVRGTIAHSFIMSFRCLEEVQPRELPPRSGGDPVDLAGLAVSWLQRVCDLLQTPPDKANQGELAAFVSYAVTFPCDFQGLLDTYCVRRSGLPNFCAVALALHQLGYQAIGVRLDSGDLAQQSKEIRGVFQACGAHFQVPWFGTIPIAVSNNISEQSLEEFRREGSEIDMIGIGTNLVTCPLQPSLGCVYKLVEVNGSPCLKLTEDEEKVTIPGMKTIYRLYDAAGHPFMDLMALEEEPSPSAGQELGIRVLGRLGETTKVIPSTVEPLHRTYFRDGQVCEPLPSLPEVRTHAQVSLNLLSPAHRRLHEPQPYPVAVTERLHQLFQELRQGSH; from the exons ATGGCGCCGCTGGCGGACCTGTACCAGGTGTCCATGGCCTACGGGCACTGGCGGGCCGGGCGACACCtcgccccggccgccgccgaGCTCTTCTTCCGCCGCCCGCCCTTCCGCGGCTCCTTCGCGCTCGGCGCCGGCCTGGCCGAGGGGCTGCGGGGGCTCCGAGCCTTCCGCTTCTCCGCTGCTG ACGTTGCGTACCTGCGCTCTGTCCTGCCCAGCACCATAGACGATGCCTTCTTTGACTACCTGGCCACCCTGGACGCCTCCGAGGTGACCGTCACTGCCATTCCCGAGGGCTCCGTCGTCTTTGCCAGG GTGCCACTCCTGCAGGTGAAGGGGCCGCTCCTGGtggtgcagctgctggagaccACCTTGCTGTGCCTGGTCAACTATGCCAG CCTGGTGGCCACCAACGCTGCCAGATTCCGTCTCCTCGCCGGCCCGGACATGAAGCTCATAGAGATGGGGCTCCGCTGCGCGCAGGGGCCGGACGGAGCCCTCTCGGCATCCAAATATTCCTACATTGGGG GCTTCGACTGCACCAGCAACATCCTGGCGGGAAAACTCTACGGAATTCCCGTGCGCGGCACCATCGCCCACTCCTTCATCATGTCCTTCAGGTGCCTGGAGGAGGTGCAGCCACGG gagctgccaccTCGCTCCGGAGGAGATCCCGTGGATCTGGCAGGCCTGGCTGTGTCCTGGCTGCAGCGGGTTTGTGACCTGCTCCAGACTCCTCCAGACAAGGCCAACCAGGGCGAGCTGGCTGCCTTCGTGTCCTACGCTGTCACCTTCCCGTGTGACTTCCAGGGATTGCTGGACACCTATTGTGTCAGGAG gaGTGGTTTGCCCAATTTCTGTGCCGTGGCCTTGGCACTGCACCAGCTGGGATACCAGGCCATCGGAGTGCGCCTGGACAGTGGGGACCTGGCCCAGCAATCCAAGGAAATCCGGGGAGTGTTCCAAGCATGTGGAGCTCA cttCCAGGTGCCCTGGTTTGGGACCATCCCCATCGCTGTCAGCAACAACATCAGCgagcagagcctggaggagTTCAGGAGGGAG GGGAGCGAGATCGACATGATCGGCATCGGGACCAACCTGGTGACGTGTCCCCTGCAGCCATCGCTGGGCTGTGTCTACAAG CTGGTGGAGGTCAATGGCTCCCCATGCCTGAAGCTCACGGAGGATGAGGAGAAGGTGACAATCCCGGGGATGAAGACGATCTATCGGCTCTATGACGCTGCTG GCCACCCCTTCATGGACCTCATGGCCCTGGAAGAGGAGCCGTCACCCAGCgcggggcaggagctggggatccGTGTCCTGGGGCGGCTTGGGGAGACCACCAAGGTCATTCCCAGCACCGTGGAGCCCCTCCATCGCACCTACTTCAGGGATGGCCAG gtgtgtgagcccctgcccagcctgcccgAGGTGAGGACCCACGCCCAGGTGTCCCTCAACCTGCTCAGCCCCGCTCACCGCCGGCTCCACGAGCCACAGCCCTACCCG gtGGCTGTGACGGAACGGCTGCACCAGCTCTTCCAGGAGCTGCGTCAGGGCAGCCACTGA
- the LOC128818100 gene encoding ubiquitin carboxyl-terminal hydrolase CYLD-like, with translation MSNLPPPAADRNCFYILTEDCAYGSKYFQAGNLCFCSERSYLRNFSEDGPPACFLKVVMLDDSSTVTINLEILQPVRQEAAGFLLAIGSHSERLDFFLERLSLEGALRAVPGQNVMVEVEREFFPGVVRYIGSIYKPSLAVLTPVFFGVELQGEGENRGRSDGSYHGTEYFKCKRNCGIFLPFSKIQFISTSGNDYGKQKPGKQDTEEVVPVKVGDAVSFLVDEIPTKGIAMAVYREGSQWFVKVCPEEEGTTDIFREIPMDSVVKESLQSFFPTFNPDVGFGKPNPVKREISESSEEGEGGNSPLEVNSMVQITLDKGNQVSGIIRWLGFLPQIKDKMAGVELDEDKGVTAGEWLGKSYFHCAPKRGLFVRLNSCQPDVRFQSFPNSDLSLGDYRGQEILPEGPESFPPLRNEAAVRVLQGRMKGIQGHCNSCYMDAALFSLFSCTSVLDSMLFMPFPLCDRNVQGILRDEIVNPLRRTGFVRASSVMHLREQLTDKGQCSSFTNAEKDPEEFLNLIMQQILGIEPLLKLQSGGQKEQECYCYQIFMDKQEDLVVPDVQQLVERSFLSSDLKLVEIPSCFIIQMPRFGKEYKMFSKIIPSLELDITDLLLDSPRECCLCGDVATLECSECFKDKVFAATGLKQFCSSCSRQVHSHRRRKAHKPRRLHIPEEFQSWSARGCQQVPREKLELFAVLCIETSHYVSFVKYGPGNEHWMFFDSMADRHGGENGFNIPTVTLCPEVAKYLDLPLAVLALEQPRDMDGVAKRLFCDAYMYLYQSRKMALYK, from the exons CCCGTGCGCCAGGAGGCTGCCGGATTCCTCCTGGCCATCGGGAGCCACAGCGAGCGCTTGGATTTTTTCCTGGAGAGGCTGAGCCTGGAAGGAGCTCTCCGAGCCGTGCCGGGTCAAAATGTAATGGTGGAGGTGGAGAGGGAATTTTTCCCGGGAGTCGTGCGCTACATCGGGAGCATCTACAAGCCCAGCTTGGCTGTGCTGACTCCGGTGTTTTTCGGGGTGGAATTGCAG ggagagggggaaaacaGAGGGAGAAGCGACGGGTCCTACCACGGCACCGAGTACTTCAAGTGCAAGAGGAACTGTGGGATCTTCCTGCCCTTCAGCAAAATCCAGTTTATTTCCACATCAGGCAACGATTATGGGAAGCAGAAGCCGGGAAAACAGGACACGGAGGAGGTGGTGCCCGTGAAAGTGGGAGACGCCGTCAGCTTCCTCGTGGATGAGATCCCCACCAAAGGAATTGCCATGGCAGTTTACAGGGAAGGGAGCCAGTGGTTCGTGAAGGTTTGCCCG gaagaagaaggaacaaCTGACATTTTCAGGGAAATCCCCATGGATTCTGTTGTGAAGGAGAGCTTGCAAA GTTTTTTCCCAACGTTCAACCCCGACGTGGGCTTTGGAAAACCAAACCCAGTGAAACGAGAGATCAGCGAGAGCAGCGAGGAAGGGGAAGGTGGAAATTCACCCCTGGAAGTGAATTCCATGGTCCAGATTACCTTGGACAAAGGGAATCAAGTTTCAGGAATCATACGCTGGTTGGGCTTCCTGCCCCAAATCAAGGACAAAATGGCTGGAGTTGAACTG GATGAAGACAAAGGGGTCACAGCTGGAGAGTGGCTGGGCAAGTCCTACTTCCACTGCGCCCCGAAGCGCGGCCTCTTCGTGAGGCTGAATTCCTGCCAGCCCGACGTGCGCTTCCAGAGCTTTCCCAACTCTGACCTCTCCCTCGGGGATTACA GAGGACAAGAAATTCTTCCAGAGGGTCCAGAGAGTTTTCCTCCCCTCAGGAATGAGGCAGCAGTTCGTGTTCTCCAAGGGCGGATGAAGGGCATCCAAGGCCATTGTAATTCCTGCTACATGGATGCAGCTCTCTTCAG CCTCTTCTCCTGTACCTCCGTGCTGGACTCCATGCTCTTCATGCCCTTCCCACTGTGTGACAGGAATGTCCAGGGAATTCTGCGGGATGAGATTGTCAATCCCCTCCGTAG GACTGGCTTTGTTAGGGCCAGCAGTGTGATGCACCTCCGGGAACAGCTCACGGACAAGGGCCAGTGCTCCAGCTTTACCAACGCTGAGAAAG ATCCTGAGGAGTTCCTCAATCTCATAATGCAGCAGATCCTGGGAATTGAGCCACTACTGAAACTCCA GTCAGGAggccagaaggagcaggaatgtTACTGCTACCAGATATTTATGGATAAACAGGAGGATTTGGTGGTTCCCGACGTGCAGCAGTTGGTGGAACGCTCCTTCCTGTCCTCAGATCTGAAGCTGGTGGAG atccCATCTTGCTTCATTATCCAAATGCCACGTTTTGGGAAGGAATATAAAATGTTCAGCAAAATCATCCCTTCCTTGGAGCTGGATATAACAGATCTGCTGCTGGACA GTCCCAGGGAATGCTGCCTGTGTGGAGATGTTGCCACTCTGGAGTGCTCGGAGTGTTTCAAGGACAAGGTGTTCGCAGCCACGGGCCTGAAGCagttctgcagctcctgctccagacAG GTTCACTCCCATCGCCGCCGCAAAGCGCACAAACCCAGGAGGCTGCACATTCCAGAGGAATTCCAGAGCTGGAGCGCCCGGGGCTGCCAGCAGGTGCCACgggagaagctggagctgtTTGCAGTGCTCTGCATCGAGACCAGTCACTACGTGTCCTTCGTGAAATACGGCCCTGGCAACGAGCACTGGATGTTCTTCGACAGCATGGCCGACCGGCACG GTGGCGAAAACGGCTTCAACATTCCCACGGTGACGCTGTGCCCGGAAGTTGCCAAATACCTGGACTtgcccctggctgtgctggccctggAGCAGCCTCGGGACATGGATGGGGTGGCCAAACGCCTCTTTTGTGACGCCTACATGTACCTGTACCAGAGCAGGAAAATGGCACTTTACAAGTGA